CTCACCGAGCAGAACGGCGGTAACCTTAGCGTCACGAGCCGAATCGGCGAAGGGACGACATTCATCATCGAGCTGCCGGCAACAGACTTGCAGCCAATGAACGGGAAAGAGGACGACAGTGCGTAAACACAAGATTCTCGTGGTCGACGACGAACAACTCATCCGCTGGTCGTTGGAGCAGAACCTCAAGAAGCAGGGATACGAAGTCATGACCGCCGGATCCGGCGAGGATGCCCTGCGACTGCTGCGTGAAGAGCCCCCCGACCTGATGCTTCTCGACATCCAGCTCCCCGGCATCAGCGGCATGGAGGTCCTGGAAAAGGTCAAGGAGATGGAGGAGGAGATCATCGTCATCATGGTCACCGCCCTCGGTGTCCTGGAGACGGCCGTCAAGGCGATGCGGATCGGCGCCTACGATTACATCAACAAGCCCTTCAACCTGGATGAGTTGGCCATCGTCATCCGCAAGGCTCTCGAAACCAGCGAGCTGAAAAAGGAAGTGGCGCACCTGCGCTCCGAGCAGTCCCGCAAGTACGGTATCGGCAACATCATCGGCCAGAGCAAGCACATGCAGAGTGTACTCGCCATGGTCGAAAAGATCGCCCGCAGCGACGCCAGCACCGTTCTCATCCAGGGTGAGAGCGGCACCGGCAAGGAGCTGATCGCCAAGGCCATCCATTACGAAAGTGCCCGGGCCGACAAGCCGTTCATGGCCATCAACTGCGCCGCCGTTCCCGAAACCCTTCTGGAGAGCGAGCTGATGGGGCACGAAAAGGGGGCCTTCACCGACGCCAAGATGCTGAAGAAGGGACTCTTCGAGATGGCCGACGGCGGGACCATCTTCCTCGATGAAATCGGCGACATGGAGCCCGGCATGCAGGCGAAGCTGCTGCGGGTGCTCGAGGAGCGCTCCTTCCGGCGGGTCGGCGGCACCAGAGATGTTCAGGTCGACGTGCGTATCGTCTCGGCCACCAACAAGGATCTGCTCAAGGCAATGGAGGAGAAAACCTTCCGCAACGACCTCTATTATCGCATCCAGGTGATCCCCATCTACCTGCCGCCGCTGCGGGAGCGCAAGGATGACATCATCCCGCTGGCCGAACACTTCATCAGCCACTTCAATCGTGAGTTTGCCAAGAACGTCAAGAGCATCTCGCGGATGGCGGAGAAATTTCTGACCGAATACACCTGGCCCGGAAACATCAGGGAGCTGAAGAACGTCATCGAACGGGCCATCATTCTTGAAAACGAGGAGACGCTGCTGCTCGAGCATCTGCCCCAGGAGATCGTGACCAAGACCGGTGGTGGCGGGGCCGGCTCCTCTGGCGTTCGGTTGCCGCCGGAGGGGATAGACATCGAGGACGTGGAGCGGGAATTGATCCGCCAGGCCCTCGAAATATCGGAGGGGAATCAGTCGAAGGCGGCCAAGAAGCTCAACCTGGGGATCGATGCCTTTCGCTACCGGATGAAGAAGTTCGGTTTCCTTTGAGGCGGGAGGCGTAGAGACAATGCAAGCCGATATCAACGGAATTACCCTGGCCTACGAGGACGTCGGCTCGGGACCGGCCGTCATGCTTCTGCATGGTTTTCCTCTGTGCCGGCAGATGTGGCAGCCTCAGGTCAAGGCGCTGGAAACTGCCGGCTATCGGGTAATCACCCCCGACCTGCGCGGATTCGGCGAAAGTGAAGCTCCGGCCGGTTCGTATGCGATGTCGATTTTTGCCGATGATGTGGCCGCTCTGCTTGCTCATCTCGGCATCGAGAAGGCGGTAATCGGCGGAATGTCGATGGGCGGCTATGTATTGCTCAATCTGGTCGAGCGTTACCCCCAACGGGTGGCGGCGGCGATGTTCCTGGTCACCCGCGCCGCCGCCGACGACGAGCCGGCAAGAATGCGCCGGTCATCCCTGGCGGGAGAAGTTGCCGCCAGCCGGCCGCAGATTGTCACCGATGCTTTTGAGGGCATCCTGTTCGCAGCCAGCACTCCGGTCGTGCGCCCCGAACTGGTGGCCGGGGTAAAGACCTGGATGACCGCCACCCCCCCCCGTGGACTGGCCGGAGGACTGCTGGCGATGCGCGACCGGAAGGATTACATCGACCTGCTGCCATCCTTCGAGCTGCCGGCTCTGGTGATCGGTGCCGAGGCGGACCGGGCGGTTCCTCCGGAACATTCGCGGGTGCTGGCCGAGGGGCTGCCGAACGCCCGGGTATGCATGATTGCCGAAGCCGGGCATATGGCCAATCTGGAGCGGCCGGAGGCGTTCAACAGCTGTCTGCTCGAGTTCCTGCATGGACTGGAGCTGAACTGAGCCCTGTCCCCGGCTTTTGTGGAGAATGAGAAAGCGGGAGCGGAAGAGTCCGCCCCCGCTTTTTGTTGCCTGGGTGAACTAGGTTACAGCATGGGCCGAGGGGTTGTTTTCGTGTTCGGCGGCAGGACAGGATGCATCACCTGGGGTTGCTCACCGGTAAGAGTGCGGAGGAAGGTCGTAATCTTGTCCGCTTCGACCGGTGTCAGTTCGACGCCAAGCTGCGCCGTGCCCATGATTTTCACCGCGTCGGTGAGGCTCCAGACCTTGCCCGAGTGGAAATAGGGCGGCGTCAGGGCAATGTTTCTCAGGGACGGCGACTTGAAAACATACTTGTCCGCGGCGGTATTGGTGACCTGGAAGCGGCCGACATCGCCGGGAGGACGCACCTCCGAGGCCGGGGTTTCCCGTACGCCGAAGGGGAAGTAGCTGGTGCCGCCAACGTTCTTGCCGGTATGGCAGCCGGCGCAGCCTTTGTTGATGAACAGTTGCAGCCCTTCTTTTTCCGCCGAGCCCAGCGCCTGCTCGTCGCCTTTCAGGAACCGGTCGAAGGGGGCATTCGGGGTAATGAGGGTCGCCTCGAAAACCTCGACTGCCCTGGCCATGTTGTCAAAGGTCAGCGGTTCCTTCTCCCCGGGAAAGGCCTTGGTGAACAGCGCCACGTATTCCGGCATGCTCCTGAGGGTGGCGAGCACCTGCTCCGGGGTGTTGTTCATTTCCACCGAGGCCTGCACCGGCCCCTTGGCCTGCTCTGCCAGGTCCTTGGCCCGGCCGTCCCAGAATTGCGCGATATTGAATACCGAATTGAGAACCGTCGGGGCATTCCTGGGTCCCTTCTGCCAGCCGTGTCCGACGGAGGTCTCCTGCAGATCGACCCCACCAAGCCCGACGTTGTGACAGGTGTTGCAGGAAATCAGGTGGGAGGACGAAAGCCGGGGTTCGAAAAAGAGCATCTTGCCCAATTCCAGCCTGACCGAACTCGCCGGGTTGTTTTCCAGCGCCGGCGCCGAATCCGGAATCGGCTGGAAAAGGGTCCTGGCCGTTTTCCCTATCCCGTCCTGGGCCCAGGCGCTTGTTGCCAGGGTCAGCACCAGTGCCAGAGCACCTGCTGTCAATTTTCTCATGTCCGTTTCCTCCTGTCTGCACTACCCCCTTCTCAGGGGGATTTGGTAAAAAGCCGCTCGTAAAATGAAGGCTGCAGAAAACCGAAAGACTTCGCAAGCCGGTCGAAATCGGCTTCGTCGGCGGTGTCGAAAGATTTATCCTCGGATCGCCACTGGGTGTAGTAGAAGGCGACTACCCTTTCGCCGCGGCGGGCGAAGATTATCTTGCATCGCACCTTGTGCCGGAGAACCGGCTCGACCCCCACGGTGATTGCCTCAAGTCCGTCCTGACCGAAAACCTTCACCTTCCTCAGTTCGGGCGCTGCGAATGTTACCCGGCTGGCCCACAGAAAGCGCTTGAAGAATTCGCCCTGCCGCTCTTCGAAGTCGAGGGAATAGCCGAAAGGCTCCTCGGCATAGGCCAGAGTGCTCTGGCAGGGATAGCCATCGCTGCAGAGTTTCATGAAGGCGATCGAGTAGTCGTCTTCGTCGAGATCGATCAGCTGCCATGGGGCCGGCGGTGGCACGAAGCTGTATTCCTGCTGCCAGACCACGGTGCCGTCTGCCTGGCGCAGACCGGCCAGGGGGTCTGTCACGACGGTGGCAGCAGGTGTGCAGGCGGCAAACAGGAGGGCGGCGCAGGCAGCGATCAGCGGGCGGAAAGTGAACCTGCTCGTCGGCGCCGGTTTCATCGCTTTGCCTCCTCCTCATGCAACTGCTTCAACAGGGTGAGAATCTCCCGGAAATCGGGAGATCCGGTCTGCATGTAGCGGATTACCCCCCATTTGTCGATGACGACCGTCTTGCGCGAGAACATCGGATAACCTTCTTCCAGGGTGCCGAACCAGATGCCGAGGTGCCCGATGGGATTGGAGATGATGGGGAAGGTCAGGCCCATTTCTTCGGCCCAGTATTCCAGTGTGGCGACCTGGTCACGGCTGACGCCCGCGACGCGGGCGTTGAGGCGGTCATAGAGGTAGAGATTCCTCTGATGACCCTCCATCTCCCCCGTTCAGACCGGGGTGAAGGCGGCCGGGAAGAAGGTCAGCACCAGATGGTGCTTGCCGTAGTAGTCGCGGTCGTAGTCGGCCAGGGTCCCCAGCGAGGTGGCGGCCTGGAAGATCGGCGCCCGGTCCCCCAGCCGCTTGCTCATGTCGGGTTTCTCCCGGGCCGCCAAAGCCGGAGCCGGCGCGAGCAGGACCACCAGGAGAGCCAGTCCCCACCATTGTGCTTGCCATTTGCGCTCTCGAAACATGTCGACTCCTCATACGGGGGGCACCCTGCGAGGTGCTCCCCCTCGGTTCTACAGGGCCAGCATGAAGGCGACCAGATCCGCCTTCTCCTGGTCGGTCAGCTTGACGCCGGTGACCAGGCTGAAGAACTCGACGGTGTCGGCCAGGGTCAGCAGCCGGCCGTCGTGCAGGTAGGGGGGCGAGTCCTTGATGCCGCGCAGGGGGAAAGTCTTGATCGGACCGTCGGCGCCGGTCAGCCGGCCGTTGACCATCTGCGGCTTGAAGAAGCGCTCGGCCCTCAGGTTGTGCATCAGGTTGTCAGTGTAGTAGGGGGCCGGGTGGCATTCGGAGCAGCGCGACCTGCCGAAGAAGAGCTCCTGGCCGCGCATTTCGGCCGAGGTCGCCTTGGCCGGGTTGAGCTTGCCGAAGATGTCGAGCTTGGGGGCCGGCGGAAAATCCAGCAGGTTCTGGAACTCGCCCATGAAGTGGACCTGGCTGGCTCGCTCCAGGATGTTCACTCCCTTCTTGGTGGCGATCACCGGGTCGCCGTCGAAGTAGGCGGCGCGCTGCTCGAATTCGGTGAAGTCCTCGACGCTCTTGAGCGCCCGCTGGGAGCCGAACAGGCGCTGGATGTTGACCCCGCGCAGCGGCGGCGTGTCGAGACGGTGGCGCAGCTCCTGCGGCCGGATGTCGCCGACCAGGTGGGTGGCGCCGTTGGTGTGGCCGTTGACGTGACAGTCGAAGCAGGTCACCCCCAGGCTCGGCTCGGCCGAGCGGCGGTCATCGGTGGCGTTGAACTGCTGCTGGGGGAAGGGGGTGACCAGCAGCCGCAGCCCTTCGAGCTGCTTGGGGTTGAGGATGCCGTTGAAAAGCTGGTAGTAGTTCTGGGTGGTCACCAGCTTGCCCTGCGAGACGTCGCCGAGATCGGGGCGGGTGGTCAGGAAGATCGGCGGCGGAAACTCGGCCAGAAAGTGGTCGGGGAGGTCGAAGTCGAGGTCGAAGCGGGCGAGGTCGCGGCCGGTCTGCTTCTTGATCTCGTCGATGTGAAACTTGGGAAAGAGCATCCCCCCCTCGGGGTGATTGGGGTGGGGCAGGGGCAAAAAACCCTTGGGGAAGAGCCCCTTGTCGCGGATCTCCGCCGGGCTCATGGCCGCCAGCTGCTGCCAGGTGACGCCGGCGGGGAGTTTGACCCGCACCCCCTCCTGCACCAGCTTGCCGCGCGTCATGGTCACTCCCGGCGCGGCCTTGTTGCCGAGGTCGTAGCGCTCGGCGAGCAGGTCCGCCTGGCGCTTCATCACCGCCGGCTTCTCCTTCTCCATGACCTGCTTGACAGTGGCGAAGGCCTCGGTGCCGGCGACCGGGGCGTAGCTGGTCTTGCCCACCGGCCCCTCGGCGGCCGAAGCGGCGGTAGCGACGGCCAGCACCGCTGCGGTTGCCAACAGTTTAGCGAAGCAAAGGTGCCGTTTTGCCTGGATTTCCATGACGAGTGCTCCTCTCCGGCTGGATGGCATTTACAGCTCCCGGCCCCGCGGATGTACCTACTCTCCTGGCCGGAGCAGGTCGGTTGCGTCAATAATTTTCGCCCAGAAGCTCGAAGTGTGCCTTCGGGTGCGCGCAGGCGGGACAGACCTCGGGAGCCCCCGGCGCCTCGTGCAGGTAGCCGCAGTTGCGGCAGCGCCAGACGACCGGCTGCTCCCTCTCGAAGACCCGACCGGTCTCGATGTTGCGCATCAGGTCCAGGTAGCGCTTTTCGTGCTGTTTTTCGGCGACAGCAATGGCCTGGAACACCACCGCGATGGCATCGAACCCTTCCTCGCGGGCAACGCGGGCAAAGGAGGGGTACATTTCGCAGTGCTCATGGTTTTCGCCCTGCGCCGCATCCCTCAGGTTTTCCGCTGTCGTGCCTACCTTGCCGGCCGAGAAGGTGGCCAAAATTTCCACCTCACCCCCTTCGAGCATCTTGAAGAGACGTTTGGCGTGCTCCTTCTCCTGGTTGGCGGTCTCCTCGAAGATGTCCGCAACCTGAACGTAACCCTCTTTTCTCGCCTGGGCGGCGAAGAAGGTGTAGCGGTTGCGCGCCTGACTTTCGCCGGTGAATGCGGTCAGAATGTTCTTCTCGGTCTGGGTTCCCTGCAATTTGGCCATTTGTCTTTCTCCTGGGCTTGTCGTGGGTTTTTTGGGCCAAGCGCGCCGTCCTGGCCTGTTGCTTCAAGTTGGGGCGCCGAGTGCCTGGTCGAAAATGGGTTCCTGCCCTGGCGTCACCTTTCCGTTCTGAATCGGCCCGGGGCTGGCATGGAAAAAGGTCTTGGAGTCGAGCGATGAAGGTTAGAAATTTATAGCATGAGTCTTTGGAGAGTCAATATTTCCGGATAATAATTATCCGCAAGAGTTCAAATTTTTTTATTTTCCGGATTGGCAGCGCGGGCAGACCCCAAAGAAGTCAAGCTGGAGGTTCATGACCCGGTAGCCGGTCTTCGCTGCGACATCCCGGCTCAGATTGCCCAGAGGGAGCTCGTCGTAGTCGATGATGTTCCTGCATTCGGTGCAGATCACATGCGGGTGTGGCCAGGGTTTATTGCCGTCGTAGCGGCTGCTGCCGTCTCGCTGGCCCAACTCCAGCAGTTCCCCCATTTCCTTGAGCAGGGCGACCGTTTTATAGACGGTCGCCAGGCTGAGAGTCGGGAATTCTTGACAGACCTGGGCGTAAATTTGCTCGACGGTGGGGTGGTTTCTACTTTCGGCCAGAATTTTCAGGACAGCCAGCCGTTGTGGCGTGACGCGAAACGCTCTCTGCCGCAACTTGTCAATGATTTGTTCGAGACGGAGGTGAGGTGCGGTCATGGAAAACCGTGCCGGCATCAAGGGTGGAGGAGGAATACAATTCCTGGCGACCGTCGCCGGCACCAATAACACCAGCAACCACGCAACTTGTCAATAGCTGTCAGCGATGAAAAGCGAGGAGCTGTTACCACAGGGTGCGCCGGGAGAAACCCGGAGAACACAGAGAATGCCCGATAGACATTCAATCTCTGTGCTCTCGGCGGGTTCCTCGGTGACCTCTGTGTTCAAGCATCAATATCAGCAATCTGATAAAAACCTTTCGAAAGTTCAGCAGGTCCGTCTTCAGCCTTTCAATGCGGCGATGATCGTCCGGCAGAAGGCCGGCAGGTCGGCGGGGAAGCGGGAGGTGATGAGATTGCCGTCCCGCACCACCTCCTGGTCGAGATATTCGGCACCGGCGTTGACCAGGTCATCCTTGATGGCGATGTAGCAGGTGGCTTTGCGTCCCTTGAGCACGCCGGCGGAGGCGAGCATCCAGCCCGCATGGCAGATGGCGGCGACGATCTTCTTCTGCTGCACCGCCTCCCGCACCAGGTCGACCATCGCCTTGTTCCGGCGCATGTGGTCGGGTGCGTAGCCGCCCGGGATGATCACGGCGTCGAAGTCGGCCGCCGTGACTTCGTCGGCGGCGCAGTCGGCCTTCACCGGATAGCCGTGCTTCGATTCGAAGGTCCCTTTTCGGGGACCGACCACCCGCACCTCGGCCCCGGCCTCCAGCAGCCGAAAATAGGGATACCAGAGTTCCTGGTCTTCGTAGAGGGTTTCCGTCAGGATGGCTATTCTCTTTCCGGTCAGTTCAGCCATGATGTGCCTCCCTTTCTCGTTGTTTGTTGCCTGCAGTCAGACCGATCAGGACCTGCCACGGCACTTCCATATCCTGCCGCGGGTGCCGCGAAAGGTCGGCTTCACGGGGCGTAGCGGCGGATGAAGTCCTTCACCTGCACCTTGCGGGCGGTGTTCGCCGAGCTCATGTAGCGCACCGTACCGAAGATCGGCCGCTCCGGCCCCCAGGGGCGGTCGTAGCGCCCCAGGCACCAGAAGATGCCGCTGTACGAATTGGGGTCGCGGCCGTCGAGCGCATACTTGTTGTTCAGCTCGATCATGACCGCGGCCGCTTCCTGCGGTGTGCTCGACCACT
The DNA window shown above is from Desulfuromonadales bacterium and carries:
- a CDS encoding sigma-54 dependent transcriptional regulator produces the protein MRKHKILVVDDEQLIRWSLEQNLKKQGYEVMTAGSGEDALRLLREEPPDLMLLDIQLPGISGMEVLEKVKEMEEEIIVIMVTALGVLETAVKAMRIGAYDYINKPFNLDELAIVIRKALETSELKKEVAHLRSEQSRKYGIGNIIGQSKHMQSVLAMVEKIARSDASTVLIQGESGTGKELIAKAIHYESARADKPFMAINCAAVPETLLESELMGHEKGAFTDAKMLKKGLFEMADGGTIFLDEIGDMEPGMQAKLLRVLEERSFRRVGGTRDVQVDVRIVSATNKDLLKAMEEKTFRNDLYYRIQVIPIYLPPLRERKDDIIPLAEHFISHFNREFAKNVKSISRMAEKFLTEYTWPGNIRELKNVIERAIILENEETLLLEHLPQEIVTKTGGGGAGSSGVRLPPEGIDIEDVERELIRQALEISEGNQSKAAKKLNLGIDAFRYRMKKFGFL
- a CDS encoding alpha/beta fold hydrolase, with protein sequence MQADINGITLAYEDVGSGPAVMLLHGFPLCRQMWQPQVKALETAGYRVITPDLRGFGESEAPAGSYAMSIFADDVAALLAHLGIEKAVIGGMSMGGYVLLNLVERYPQRVAAAMFLVTRAAADDEPARMRRSSLAGEVAASRPQIVTDAFEGILFAASTPVVRPELVAGVKTWMTATPPRGLAGGLLAMRDRKDYIDLLPSFELPALVIGAEADRAVPPEHSRVLAEGLPNARVCMIAEAGHMANLERPEAFNSCLLEFLHGLELN
- a CDS encoding cytochrome-c peroxidase, yielding MRKLTAGALALVLTLATSAWAQDGIGKTARTLFQPIPDSAPALENNPASSVRLELGKMLFFEPRLSSSHLISCNTCHNVGLGGVDLQETSVGHGWQKGPRNAPTVLNSVFNIAQFWDGRAKDLAEQAKGPVQASVEMNNTPEQVLATLRSMPEYVALFTKAFPGEKEPLTFDNMARAVEVFEATLITPNAPFDRFLKGDEQALGSAEKEGLQLFINKGCAGCHTGKNVGGTSYFPFGVRETPASEVRPPGDVGRFQVTNTAADKYVFKSPSLRNIALTPPYFHSGKVWSLTDAVKIMGTAQLGVELTPVEADKITTFLRTLTGEQPQVMHPVLPPNTKTTPRPML
- a CDS encoding redoxin domain-containing protein codes for the protein MEGHQRNLYLYDRLNARVAGVSRDQVATLEYWAEEMGLTFPIISNPIGHLGIWFGTLEEGYPMFSRKTVVIDKWGVIRYMQTGSPDFREILTLLKQLHEEEAKR
- a CDS encoding rubrerythrin family protein — encoded protein: MAKLQGTQTEKNILTAFTGESQARNRYTFFAAQARKEGYVQVADIFEETANQEKEHAKRLFKMLEGGEVEILATFSAGKVGTTAENLRDAAQGENHEHCEMYPSFARVAREEGFDAIAVVFQAIAVAEKQHEKRYLDLMRNIETGRVFEREQPVVWRCRNCGYLHEAPGAPEVCPACAHPKAHFELLGENY
- a CDS encoding transcriptional repressor, translated to MTAPHLRLEQIIDKLRQRAFRVTPQRLAVLKILAESRNHPTVEQIYAQVCQEFPTLSLATVYKTVALLKEMGELLELGQRDGSSRYDGNKPWPHPHVICTECRNIIDYDELPLGNLSRDVAAKTGYRVMNLQLDFFGVCPRCQSGK
- a CDS encoding type 1 glutamine amidotransferase domain-containing protein; its protein translation is MAELTGKRIAILTETLYEDQELWYPYFRLLEAGAEVRVVGPRKGTFESKHGYPVKADCAADEVTAADFDAVIIPGGYAPDHMRRNKAMVDLVREAVQQKKIVAAICHAGWMLASAGVLKGRKATCYIAIKDDLVNAGAEYLDQEVVRDGNLITSRFPADLPAFCRTIIAALKG